The proteins below are encoded in one region of Candidatus Methylomirabilota bacterium:
- a CDS encoding zinc ribbon domain-containing protein: MPIYEYECQACHRRLSLLVRSMSQQASPRCPGCGSAELSRLMSRFATLKSEDDRLEAAADPSQYGDLDESDPRSIAKFVKRMGDEVGEDLGPDLDAAMDEAMAEGGDGGEEGGPGGEASLSEAGSDDEG, encoded by the coding sequence GTGCCTATCTACGAGTACGAGTGCCAGGCCTGCCACCGCCGCCTGAGCCTGCTCGTGCGCTCGATGTCACAGCAAGCCTCGCCTCGATGTCCGGGCTGCGGCAGCGCCGAGCTCTCACGACTCATGTCCCGTTTCGCTACCCTCAAGTCCGAAGATGACCGGCTGGAAGCCGCCGCCGATCCCTCCCAATACGGTGACCTCGACGAAAGCGACCCTCGCAGCATTGCCAAGTTCGTCAAGCGCATGGGCGACGAGGTGGGCGAGGATCTGGGGCCGGATCTCGACGCGGCCATGGACGAGGCCATGGCCGAGGGCGGAGATGGCGGCGAGGAGGGGGGGCCCGGCGGTGAGGCCAGCCTGTCTGAAGCCGGGAGCGACGATGAAGGTTGA
- the phnA gene encoding phosphonoacetate hydrolase: MSVTSREPISINGRTYAWPPRPLVVVCVDGCEPDYLEQAFLAGAMPYLASAVAEGTRLLGACVVPSFTNPNNLSIVTGVPPSVHGICGNYFWDREAGAEVMMNDPKYLRCDTILAAFAEAGACVAVVTAKDKLRRLLGHGMRGICFSAEKANEATVAEHGIADVLELVGLPLPSVYSADLSEFVFAAGVRLMETTRPDLTYLSTTDYVQHKHAPGTSAANAFYRMMDGYLARLTGLGASIAITADHGMNAKTDGEGKPQVIYLQDVLDGWLGTARARVILPITDPYVVHHGALGSFATVYLPDGIDPGAAAGSVAALPGMELVLDRSEGCRRFELPPDRMGDLVAVSRRHYVIGTSQAKHDLSGLDAPLRSHGGLSEQTVPLVLTERLGDLPPGRRLRNFDIFDLALNRVL; encoded by the coding sequence ATGAGCGTCACCTCGCGAGAGCCCATCAGCATCAACGGACGCACCTATGCGTGGCCGCCCCGGCCGCTCGTGGTCGTGTGCGTGGACGGCTGTGAGCCCGATTACCTCGAGCAGGCTTTCCTGGCCGGCGCCATGCCGTATCTGGCCTCGGCCGTGGCCGAGGGTACGCGGCTGCTCGGCGCCTGCGTGGTGCCGAGCTTCACGAATCCGAACAACCTCTCCATCGTCACCGGCGTGCCGCCTTCCGTGCACGGCATCTGCGGGAACTACTTCTGGGACCGCGAGGCCGGCGCCGAGGTGATGATGAACGACCCGAAGTATCTCCGCTGCGATACCATCCTGGCCGCCTTCGCGGAGGCCGGGGCCTGCGTCGCCGTGGTCACGGCCAAGGACAAGCTGCGGCGGCTGCTCGGGCACGGCATGCGGGGGATCTGCTTCTCCGCCGAGAAGGCGAACGAGGCCACGGTGGCCGAGCACGGCATCGCGGATGTGCTCGAGCTGGTGGGGTTGCCGCTGCCCTCGGTGTACAGCGCCGACCTCAGCGAGTTCGTCTTCGCCGCGGGCGTGAGGCTCATGGAGACCACGCGGCCGGACCTGACATACCTGTCCACCACGGACTATGTCCAGCACAAGCATGCCCCCGGCACCTCGGCCGCCAACGCGTTCTACCGGATGATGGACGGCTACCTCGCGCGTCTGACCGGGCTCGGCGCCTCCATCGCCATCACGGCCGACCATGGCATGAACGCCAAGACGGACGGCGAGGGCAAGCCGCAAGTGATCTATCTCCAGGACGTCCTCGACGGCTGGTTGGGGACGGCACGGGCGCGCGTCATCCTTCCCATCACCGATCCCTACGTCGTCCATCACGGCGCCCTCGGCTCCTTCGCCACCGTCTACCTGCCGGATGGCATTGACCCGGGGGCGGCGGCGGGAAGCGTGGCGGCGCTGCCGGGCATGGAGCTGGTGCTGGACCGTTCGGAAGGCTGCCGGCGCTTCGAGCTGCCGCCGGACCGGATGGGCGATCTCGTCGCGGTCTCGCGGCGACACTACGTCATCGGCACGAGCCAGGCCAAGCACGACCTCTCGGGACTGGATGCGCCGCTCCGCTCCCACGGCGGGCTCTCGGAGCAGACGGTGCCGCTCGTCCTGACCGAACGCCTTGGCGACCTGCCGCCCGGTCGCCGCCTCCGCAACTTCGACATCTTCGACCTCGCCCTCAATCGCGTCCTGTGA
- a CDS encoding error-prone DNA polymerase yields the protein MFVELHAKSAFSFLEATALPEALAERASALEQPALALLDTDGVYGAPAFYRACTRLGITPLVGAEISMADGGRLPLLVEDQEGYKNLCRLLTRIKMRAAKSQGTAGWDDLEEHTGGLVCLTGGTSGLITSALARAGHEAARATLDRLAGLFGRFGVYAELQRDLSREQEARNEWLRAEAERLGLPLLASNAPLMTARGDRPLLDTLTCIKHGTTIGQAGRLLARNSERFLKPAREMEKLFADCPSAVANTGELALRLGFTLKHLGYRFPDYPLPPGQTPIGWLRALCKEGARQRYGAGPLAQRAKRQIERELDLIARLDLSGYFLIVWDLIEFCRRHDILVQGRGSAANSAVCYALGITAVDPVGMELLFERFLSEERGEWPDIDLDLPSGDRREKVIQYVYERYGRLGAAMTANVITYRGRSAAREVGKVLGLPVALCDRLSGLVSDWEYRDPGDSLLVHLREAGCDPAQPVMRHFAGLWTAIQDLPRHLGQHSGGMVICQGRLDSCVPLEPATMPGRSVVQWDKDDCASMGIIKVDLLGLGMMALLEDAIGMIHRRGGHVDLAHLPPDDPTVYAMLQKADTVGVFQVESRAQMATLPRLKPRCFYDLVVQVAIIRPGPIVGDMVHPYLRRRAGRELPTVPHPSLEPILRRTLGVPLFQEQLLRMAMATAGFTGGEAEELRRAFGFKRRKQAMDEVEKKLRAGMTEQGITGEAAEAIIRSITAFALYGFPESHAASFALLAYASTYLKAHHPAAFYAALLNNQPMGFYHPATIVGDAARHGQVIRPVDVNYSDWLCAIEADGTVRLGLRYVRGLREEAGRRMERLRPFASADDLVRRAGLHRDELTRLAELGALGSLGLERRAALWEIELAARPAGALYEDIPAPPSPSPLPSMTAEEALVADGEGTGLTLGPHPMVFHRERLERLRVARATDLPRLRHGVTVRVAGAVVVRQRPGTAKGFVFLNLEDESGLVNVVVPPPLFHRYRLILVQESFLYIEGTLEHREDVISVRAGRIQPLRPELGRMPSHDFH from the coding sequence ATGTTCGTCGAGCTGCATGCCAAGAGCGCATTTTCTTTCCTCGAGGCGACGGCGTTGCCCGAGGCGCTGGCGGAGCGGGCCAGTGCCCTCGAGCAGCCAGCCCTGGCCCTCCTGGACACCGACGGGGTGTATGGAGCCCCGGCCTTCTACCGGGCCTGTACACGTCTGGGGATCACGCCGCTGGTCGGGGCCGAGATCAGCATGGCCGACGGCGGCAGGCTGCCGCTCCTCGTGGAAGACCAGGAAGGCTACAAGAATCTCTGCCGCCTCCTGACCCGCATCAAGATGCGCGCGGCCAAGAGCCAGGGCACCGCGGGCTGGGACGATCTCGAAGAGCATACGGGCGGGCTCGTCTGCCTCACCGGCGGCACGTCCGGGCTCATCACCTCGGCCCTTGCCCGCGCCGGCCACGAGGCCGCGCGCGCGACGCTCGACAGGCTCGCCGGTCTCTTCGGCCGCTTCGGCGTCTACGCCGAGCTCCAGCGCGATCTCTCCCGCGAGCAGGAGGCGCGCAATGAATGGCTGCGTGCCGAAGCCGAGCGGCTGGGGTTGCCGCTTCTCGCCAGCAATGCCCCCCTCATGACCGCGCGCGGAGATCGCCCATTGCTGGACACGCTGACCTGCATCAAACACGGCACGACGATCGGCCAGGCCGGGCGATTGCTCGCGCGCAATAGCGAGCGCTTCCTCAAGCCCGCTCGCGAGATGGAGAAGCTCTTCGCCGATTGCCCATCGGCGGTGGCCAATACGGGCGAGCTGGCCCTGCGCCTCGGCTTCACCCTCAAGCACCTGGGCTATCGCTTCCCGGACTACCCGCTGCCGCCCGGTCAGACGCCGATCGGCTGGCTCCGCGCGCTCTGCAAGGAAGGGGCGCGGCAGCGCTATGGCGCGGGCCCGCTGGCCCAGCGGGCGAAGCGCCAGATCGAGCGCGAGCTCGACTTGATCGCCCGCCTCGACCTGTCCGGCTACTTCCTCATCGTCTGGGACCTGATCGAGTTCTGCCGCCGCCACGACATTCTGGTGCAGGGGCGGGGCTCGGCCGCCAACAGCGCGGTTTGCTATGCCCTCGGCATCACCGCGGTGGATCCGGTGGGGATGGAGCTCCTCTTCGAGCGCTTCCTCTCCGAGGAGCGTGGCGAGTGGCCGGACATCGACCTCGATCTGCCGAGCGGCGACCGGCGCGAGAAGGTCATCCAGTACGTCTACGAGCGCTATGGCCGGCTGGGCGCCGCCATGACGGCCAATGTCATCACCTATCGCGGCCGGAGCGCGGCGCGCGAAGTGGGCAAGGTCCTGGGACTCCCCGTTGCTCTCTGCGATCGCCTTTCCGGGCTCGTCAGCGACTGGGAGTACAGGGATCCGGGCGATAGCCTCCTCGTCCATCTTCGCGAGGCCGGCTGCGATCCCGCGCAGCCGGTGATGCGCCACTTCGCCGGTCTCTGGACGGCCATCCAGGATCTGCCCCGGCACCTGGGCCAGCACTCGGGCGGCATGGTCATCTGCCAGGGCCGGCTCGATAGCTGCGTGCCCCTCGAGCCGGCGACCATGCCCGGGCGCTCGGTCGTGCAGTGGGACAAGGACGACTGCGCCTCCATGGGCATCATCAAGGTGGATCTCCTGGGTTTGGGCATGATGGCGCTGCTCGAGGACGCCATCGGCATGATCCACCGGCGGGGCGGCCACGTGGACCTGGCGCACTTGCCCCCCGACGACCCGACCGTCTACGCCATGCTGCAGAAGGCCGATACCGTCGGCGTCTTCCAGGTGGAGAGCCGCGCCCAGATGGCCACCCTGCCACGTCTCAAGCCCCGCTGCTTCTACGACCTCGTGGTGCAGGTCGCCATCATCCGTCCGGGGCCCATCGTGGGCGACATGGTGCATCCGTATCTGAGGCGGCGCGCCGGGCGCGAGCTCCCCACCGTGCCGCATCCCTCGCTCGAGCCCATTCTCCGGCGCACGCTCGGCGTCCCGCTCTTCCAGGAGCAGCTCCTGCGCATGGCCATGGCCACGGCGGGCTTCACGGGCGGCGAGGCCGAAGAGCTACGCCGCGCCTTCGGCTTCAAGCGGCGCAAGCAGGCCATGGACGAGGTGGAGAAAAAGCTCCGGGCCGGCATGACGGAGCAGGGGATCACGGGCGAGGCGGCCGAGGCCATCATCCGCTCCATCACCGCCTTCGCCCTCTATGGATTTCCCGAGAGTCATGCGGCCAGCTTCGCGCTGCTCGCCTATGCCAGCACGTATCTCAAGGCGCATCACCCGGCGGCCTTCTACGCGGCGCTGCTCAACAACCAGCCCATGGGCTTCTATCATCCCGCCACCATCGTGGGCGATGCCGCGCGGCACGGGCAGGTGATCCGCCCCGTAGACGTCAACTACTCCGACTGGCTCTGCGCGATCGAGGCCGATGGGACGGTGCGGCTCGGGCTGCGCTATGTCCGGGGGCTGCGCGAGGAGGCGGGTCGGCGCATGGAGCGCCTACGCCCCTTCGCCTCCGCCGACGATCTCGTCCGCCGCGCGGGGCTTCATCGCGACGAGCTGACCCGGCTGGCCGAGCTCGGGGCGCTGGGCAGCCTCGGGCTCGAGCGTCGCGCGGCGCTCTGGGAGATCGAGCTGGCGGCGCGCCCGGCCGGCGCGCTCTACGAAGATATCCCGGCCCCGCCCTCGCCCTCGCCGCTGCCGTCGATGACGGCCGAGGAGGCGCTCGTGGCCGACGGTGAGGGCACCGGGCTCACCCTGGGGCCTCATCCGATGGTTTTCCACCGGGAGCGGCTCGAGCGGCTGCGGGTGGCGCGGGCTACTGATCTGCCTCGGCTCCGGCACGGTGTCACCGTGCGGGTTGCCGGAGCGGTGGTGGTACGCCAGAGGCCCGGCACCGCCAAGGGCTTCGTCTTCCTGAACCTCGAGGACGAGTCGGGGCTCGTGAACGTGGTCGTGCCCCCGCCACTCTTCCACCGCTACCGTCTCATCCTGGTGCAGGAGTCCTTCCTCTACATCGAAGGTACCCTCGAGCATCGCGAGGACGTCATCTCGGTCCGCGCCGGGCGCATCCAGCCCCTCCGCCCCGAGCTCGGACGGATGCCCTCCCACGACTTTCACTAA
- a CDS encoding PAS domain S-box protein — translation MSPRRLHRAERAYLRQLLSPAFALAAIAIIEAFSWTPWQIVAPTTLLLTAVVASTFVGGLVDGLISAGITVWYYSYLLSSPGTVFPYTHETLRRVLVYACSAPAVALMVGVIKQRAARIAADAARRERDSSDAVYASLTWSREAEKTGREAERRYRAFFDANVAGIVHAFRDGKMLVCNEAFRRLTGFSTDEEIKARNIRDFFEERADFDRIIERLDRGTLSIEEELGFRRRDRDLRRVRLTARRLEEGARLVVEVSVVDITAQWTAQTQAAALETKMATQEAYIAILGQEVDALAHAVAHDLRGPLRRMDDLSEALIVDYGLRLDGEGRGRLNRLATTNRSMEKLVQRFIELSRLTSGELKRERVDLSALARGVAEGLRAGHAGDDVTCTIAPGLTANGDPGLLRLALTHLIGTAWSATAGQPGAHIEFGSARVGDRETFVITDGGGTIDRPYAGALPGAVQRLDNGHGPEGRHGPDGGAVALVMVQRVIQRHGGRVWVEATPEGGAVFFTLGNEPEKSPPSPRISPASL, via the coding sequence GTGAGTCCACGCAGGCTACATCGGGCCGAGCGCGCATACCTGCGGCAGCTGCTGAGTCCCGCCTTCGCGCTGGCCGCCATCGCCATCATCGAGGCATTTTCCTGGACCCCGTGGCAGATCGTAGCGCCGACCACCCTTCTCCTGACCGCCGTGGTCGCCTCGACCTTCGTGGGGGGCCTGGTCGACGGGCTCATCAGCGCCGGCATCACCGTGTGGTATTACTCGTACCTGCTCTCCTCCCCCGGCACGGTCTTTCCGTACACTCACGAGACGCTGCGGCGCGTGCTCGTCTATGCCTGCTCGGCGCCCGCCGTCGCTCTCATGGTCGGCGTCATCAAGCAGCGCGCCGCGCGCATCGCCGCCGACGCCGCGCGCCGGGAGCGTGACTCATCGGATGCCGTGTACGCCTCGCTGACGTGGTCGCGGGAGGCGGAGAAGACGGGGCGGGAGGCAGAGCGCCGCTACCGGGCCTTCTTCGACGCCAACGTCGCGGGCATCGTCCACGCCTTCCGGGACGGCAAGATGCTCGTGTGCAATGAGGCCTTCCGGCGCCTGACCGGCTTCAGCACGGATGAGGAGATCAAGGCGCGGAACATCCGCGACTTCTTCGAGGAGCGGGCCGACTTCGACCGTATCATCGAGCGTCTCGATCGAGGGACGCTGTCCATCGAGGAAGAGCTTGGGTTCCGGCGGCGTGATCGCGACCTGCGCCGCGTGCGCCTCACCGCGCGGCGCCTGGAGGAGGGCGCCCGGCTCGTGGTCGAGGTGAGCGTCGTGGACATCACGGCGCAGTGGACGGCTCAGACGCAGGCGGCCGCCCTCGAGACCAAGATGGCCACTCAGGAGGCCTATATCGCCATCTTGGGTCAGGAGGTGGATGCGCTCGCGCATGCCGTGGCGCATGACCTGCGCGGGCCGCTGCGGCGCATGGATGACCTGAGCGAGGCACTCATCGTGGACTACGGTCTCAGGCTCGACGGAGAAGGACGCGGCCGGCTCAATCGCCTGGCCACGACGAATCGCAGCATGGAGAAGCTCGTGCAGCGGTTCATCGAGCTGTCGCGCCTCACGAGCGGCGAGCTCAAGCGCGAGAGGGTGGACCTTTCCGCACTGGCTCGAGGAGTGGCCGAGGGGCTCCGGGCCGGCCATGCCGGGGACGACGTCACCTGCACGATTGCCCCAGGGCTGACGGCCAACGGAGATCCGGGCCTCCTGCGGCTGGCCCTCACGCACCTCATCGGCACGGCCTGGAGCGCGACGGCAGGACAGCCGGGCGCGCACATCGAGTTCGGCTCTGCCCGCGTGGGGGACCGGGAGACTTTCGTGATCACCGATGGCGGCGGCACCATTGACCGGCCCTATGCCGGGGCGCTGCCGGGCGCCGTCCAGCGCCTGGACAATGGGCATGGACCAGAGGGAAGGCATGGACCGGACGGGGGGGCCGTCGCCCTGGTCATGGTCCAGCGCGTCATCCAGCGCCATGGAGGCCGGGTCTGGGTCGAGGCCACGCCCGAAGGTGGGGCCGTGTTCTTCACGCTCGGCAACGAGCCGGAGAAGTCTCCCCCATCCCCCCGCATCTCCCCAGCATCCCTTTGA
- a CDS encoding glycosyltransferase: MSLRVAVLSVHTCPLAALGGKETGGMNVYVRETARELGRMGVAVDVFTRSQNPSIPRVAELGNGARVIHLPAGPQAPIGRATIHQHLAEFVEGVEKHRWDEGIDYDVIHGHYWLSGVAGLELRERWGVPLVQMFHTLGRLKNSVAQDDLEREPELRLSEEARIVAGADRIVAANVVERAHLVWYYGATTDRIAVIPCGVDTDLFQPMGQAAAQDLLEVPTGPMLLYVGRLQPIKGLETLLEAVARLGDSSRLYVVGGDADEPEPSPLVRGGAARGHATRLRARVRALGLQDRVHFLGAQPQRRLRLFYAAADATVMPSAYESFGMVALEAMACGCPVVASRVGGLQTTVKDGVTGYLVPEGDPAALAERLERLLHDPAERARLGREASRWADDYRWPCVTESVCRLYSELRPAAVSHLGRGRCQTQP; encoded by the coding sequence GTGAGCCTGCGCGTGGCCGTGCTGAGCGTCCACACGTGCCCGCTCGCCGCCCTCGGGGGCAAGGAGACGGGCGGCATGAACGTGTACGTGCGCGAGACCGCGCGCGAGCTTGGTCGCATGGGCGTGGCCGTGGATGTCTTCACGCGGTCACAGAACCCCAGCATCCCCCGCGTGGCCGAGCTCGGAAACGGCGCGCGCGTCATCCACTTGCCCGCGGGACCCCAGGCGCCCATCGGGCGCGCGACCATACACCAGCACCTGGCCGAATTCGTCGAGGGCGTGGAGAAGCATCGCTGGGACGAGGGCATCGACTACGATGTGATCCACGGCCATTACTGGCTTTCGGGCGTGGCGGGGCTCGAGCTGCGCGAGCGCTGGGGCGTGCCGCTGGTACAGATGTTCCACACGCTGGGCCGGCTCAAGAACTCGGTGGCGCAAGACGACCTCGAGAGGGAGCCCGAGCTCAGGCTGTCCGAGGAGGCGCGCATCGTGGCGGGGGCGGACCGCATCGTGGCCGCCAATGTGGTCGAGCGCGCCCACCTCGTCTGGTACTACGGGGCGACCACCGATCGCATCGCGGTCATCCCATGCGGGGTCGACACCGATCTCTTCCAGCCCATGGGGCAGGCGGCCGCCCAGGATCTCCTCGAAGTGCCGACCGGCCCGATGCTGCTCTATGTCGGGCGGCTCCAGCCCATCAAGGGGCTCGAGACGCTGCTGGAGGCGGTGGCGCGGCTGGGTGATTCGTCGCGGCTCTACGTGGTGGGCGGGGATGCCGACGAGCCGGAGCCGTCTCCCCTGGTGCGGGGCGGCGCGGCGCGGGGGCATGCCACCCGGCTCCGCGCTCGCGTGCGGGCGCTCGGGCTCCAGGATCGCGTACACTTCCTGGGCGCCCAGCCGCAGCGGCGGCTCCGACTCTTCTACGCCGCGGCCGACGCGACGGTCATGCCGTCGGCGTACGAGTCGTTCGGGATGGTGGCCCTCGAGGCCATGGCCTGCGGCTGCCCCGTGGTCGCCTCGCGCGTGGGCGGGCTTCAGACCACTGTCAAGGACGGCGTGACGGGCTATCTCGTGCCCGAGGGCGATCCCGCCGCGCTGGCCGAGCGCCTCGAGCGCCTGCTTCACGATCCCGCCGAGCGCGCCCGCCTGGGCCGCGAGGCCTCGCGCTGGGCGGACGACTATCGCTGGCCCTGCGTCACCGAGTCGGTGTGTAGACTCTATTCCGAGCTGCGCCCCGCCGCCGTCTCGCATCTCGGCCGCGGCCGCTGCCAGACTCAACCATGA
- a CDS encoding prepilin-type N-terminal cleavage/methylation domain-containing protein — protein sequence MRRREAGFTLVELLVVIAVLGVLTTIAMTIYHNVQARSRVAKAEADTRTLAGAIGTFSAHMGQMPSTLTDLTSPQTNVNGEIAGPFMASTPTPPPGWTYTYSAGGANGYQIVASGDSTTIVRP from the coding sequence ATGCGTCGCCGAGAAGCCGGGTTCACTCTGGTTGAGCTCCTGGTCGTCATTGCCGTGCTCGGCGTGCTGACCACCATAGCCATGACCATCTATCACAATGTTCAGGCCCGCTCGCGCGTGGCCAAGGCCGAAGCGGACACGCGCACCCTGGCGGGAGCTATTGGCACCTTCAGCGCGCACATGGGCCAGATGCCCTCGACGCTGACCGATCTCACGAGCCCGCAGACCAACGTGAACGGGGAAATCGCGGGCCCCTTCATGGCTTCGACACCGACCCCGCCTCCCGGCTGGACGTATACCTATTCGGCGGGCGGCGCCAACGGCTACCAGATCGTCGCGAGCGGGGATAGTACGACAATAGTCCGCCCGTAG
- a CDS encoding DNA polymerase Y family protein, protein MMRIACLQVPGADAAVQSALLDIALRHSPSVEDVAPGIVLLDLRGLGKLWGGEEELARRLREAVAERGWAARVGIAGSRAGARFAARAGDGVTIVPPGRDARRLGVAPLALLDLGPEMTARLARWGIRTLGELADLPARGLAQRLGDEGPRLQRLARGEDPTPLRLWAPPPVFEESAECAWGIEALEPLGDLMAGLAEVLCARLRRDELTADRFEWVCRLANRTVHEGVCAPAAPLADPAAAAAMLRASLAARPPRAAVEGITLRAHPLRAPKAQPRFDEPPRPSPRLLTAALARLSGLVGASAIGSPELLDSHRPDAIQMTPFLLPSPQCREGVRNQIPLPHRGRGQGEGAVLAVRRMRPPRPAQVTLESGAPTHLRVTGLTGRIVAGAGPWRVSGEWWREDAFVQDEWDVELGDGTLCRLARDGRGWRLEAIYD, encoded by the coding sequence ATGATGCGCATCGCCTGCCTTCAGGTGCCGGGCGCCGACGCGGCGGTCCAGTCCGCCCTGCTCGACATCGCCCTCCGCCATTCGCCCTCGGTGGAGGATGTCGCGCCGGGCATCGTCTTGCTCGACCTCCGCGGGCTGGGCAAGCTCTGGGGCGGTGAGGAGGAGTTGGCGCGTCGGCTTCGCGAGGCCGTGGCCGAGCGAGGATGGGCGGCGCGAGTGGGGATCGCGGGCAGCCGCGCGGGCGCACGCTTCGCCGCCCGCGCTGGAGATGGTGTCACCATCGTTCCGCCTGGGCGTGACGCGCGGAGACTTGGAGTGGCGCCCCTGGCTCTCCTCGATCTCGGTCCCGAGATGACGGCCCGCCTCGCCCGCTGGGGCATCCGCACGCTCGGCGAATTGGCGGATCTTCCCGCGCGCGGGCTCGCGCAGAGGCTGGGCGACGAGGGACCGCGCCTTCAGCGGCTGGCACGGGGCGAGGATCCCACGCCGCTCCGCCTCTGGGCCCCGCCGCCCGTCTTCGAGGAATCGGCGGAGTGCGCCTGGGGCATCGAGGCGCTCGAGCCGCTCGGCGATCTCATGGCAGGGCTGGCCGAAGTGCTCTGCGCGCGCCTCCGCCGCGACGAGCTCACGGCTGATCGCTTCGAGTGGGTCTGCCGGCTTGCCAATCGCACGGTGCACGAGGGCGTGTGCGCGCCAGCGGCTCCGCTGGCCGATCCCGCGGCGGCCGCCGCGATGCTCCGCGCCTCGCTCGCGGCCCGGCCACCGCGCGCCGCGGTGGAGGGGATCACCCTCCGCGCGCATCCTCTGCGCGCGCCGAAGGCGCAGCCGCGCTTCGATGAGCCGCCGCGCCCGAGCCCGCGTCTGCTCACCGCTGCCCTCGCGCGCCTGAGCGGTCTCGTGGGCGCCTCCGCCATCGGCTCGCCCGAGCTCCTGGACAGCCACCGCCCCGACGCGATCCAGATGACGCCATTTCTTCTCCCCTCTCCCCAATGCAGAGAGGGGGTTCGAAATCAAATCCCTCTCCCCCATCGGGGGAGAGGGCAGGGTGAGGGGGCGGTTCTAGCTGTACGCAGGATGAGACCGCCGCGCCCCGCGCAGGTAACGCTCGAGAGCGGAGCGCCTACTCACCTCCGCGTGACCGGACTCACAGGCCGCATCGTCGCCGGCGCGGGCCCGTGGCGCGTCTCGGGCGAGTGGTGGAGGGAAGACGCTTTCGTCCAGGACGAGTGGGACGTGGAGCTCGGCGACGGCACGCTCTGCCGCCTGGCGCGCGACGGGCGCGGCTGGCGCCTCGAAGCAATTTATGATTAG
- a CDS encoding GNAT family N-acetyltransferase, with translation MKVEALPGFEGLDEPRWNGLLDQARLPSVFLTWQWQTVWARAFLGGRPLHLLRIADDAGTLAGLLPLYDEAPGERRLVGGVDVSDYLDLIAPAGREEDAWQALLHHRAGDSAAWDLHGIRALSPTLEILPRLSPTSGLRASVEREDRCPVLELPSSWETYLERLSGKDRHELKRKIRKLERELPGTSARSHASPEGWEGELAKFLRLHRLSKGGKARFMDERMEGFFREVTRALAAAGWARLWFLDHEGAGVAAFLCFEYRGSVGLYNSGFDPQHAKLSPGIVLLAHVIRDAIERGVPLFDFLRGEEPYKYAFGPTPQDLFRIRVTP, from the coding sequence ATGAAGGTTGAGGCGCTGCCGGGTTTCGAAGGCCTGGACGAGCCGCGCTGGAATGGCCTCCTCGACCAGGCCCGCCTCCCCTCCGTTTTCCTGACCTGGCAGTGGCAGACGGTCTGGGCCCGGGCATTCCTGGGCGGCCGGCCGCTTCACCTCCTGCGTATCGCGGACGATGCCGGCACGCTGGCCGGCCTCCTGCCCCTCTACGACGAGGCGCCGGGAGAGCGGCGCCTGGTAGGCGGCGTGGACGTCTCCGACTATCTCGACCTCATCGCACCGGCCGGTCGCGAGGAGGACGCGTGGCAAGCGCTCCTCCATCACCGCGCGGGCGACTCGGCGGCCTGGGATCTCCACGGCATCCGCGCCCTCTCCCCCACGCTCGAGATCCTTCCCAGGCTCAGCCCGACATCGGGGCTGCGGGCCTCGGTCGAGCGAGAAGATCGCTGTCCGGTCCTGGAGCTGCCGTCCTCCTGGGAGACCTATCTGGAGCGGCTGTCCGGCAAGGATCGTCATGAGCTCAAGCGCAAGATACGCAAGCTCGAGCGCGAGCTCCCGGGCACCTCCGCGCGCTCCCATGCCTCGCCCGAAGGGTGGGAGGGAGAGCTCGCGAAGTTCCTCAGGCTCCACCGGCTCTCCAAGGGCGGCAAGGCGCGCTTCATGGACGAGCGCATGGAGGGCTTCTTCCGCGAGGTCACGCGGGCCCTGGCGGCGGCGGGCTGGGCGCGGCTCTGGTTCCTCGATCACGAGGGGGCCGGCGTCGCGGCCTTTCTCTGCTTCGAGTACCGCGGCTCCGTGGGTCTCTACAATTCGGGCTTCGATCCCCAGCACGCCAAGCTCTCGCCCGGCATCGTCCTGCTCGCCCACGTGATCCGCGACGCCATCGAGCGGGGGGTGCCCCTGTTCGACTTCCTCCGTGGAGAAGAGCCGTACAAGTACGCGTTCGGCCCGACCCCGCAGGATCTCTTCCGCATACGGGTGACCCCGTGA